The stretch of DNA GAATGATCAGGGCTTTGTATGGGGTAATATCTGGAGCCAAAGGCGAAAAACGCAACTGGGATCGTTTTCGCTCATTGATGAAGCCCACCGCCCGTATGAACGCAGTAGCTACTCGTGCCAATGGCAAGCAGGTGTTTATATCTATGACGCCAGAAGACTATATCAAACGTAATGGACCATACTTGGTAGGGAAAGGTTTTTTTGAAGAAGAGATTGGGCGCAAAACCGAACGTTTTGGCAACATTGCCCAGGTGTTTAGTACCTATGTGAGCCGTCATACCAAAGACGGAGCTATTTTTATGCGTGGCATCAACAGTATTCAGTTGTCGTATGAAAATGGTCGCTGGTGGTTAGTAAATATTCTATGGAACAGCGAAACAAAAGCGCAACCTATTCCGGCAAGGTATATTGATAAGAAATAACACGGGTGATAAAGTTTCAAGTAGCAAAATTTTAAGCACTTGCTACTTGAAACTTACATGGTCACTTTTCTAACAACCTCCTTGTTTCATTATAGCAGCGTTGGTTTCTTTGCCCCAATCAGGCATCAATCCATTGCCAGGCTTAAAAGCCTCAAATTTTTTGGCAGCCTTTTTAAATACAGGACAAGCCGCCTCTTTTCCTCCGCCAAAAGCAGGGGGCATGTTCATTTTCAGAATAGCCTCTATAAAATAAGGTCGGGGGTTTGCAGGGTTCAAGGCTTTGGCTTTGCCTATTTTTGCAAAAGTACGTCCACTGTATTCACGTCCTCTTACCATTGGGTCTACGCTTAGGCGGGTCAGGGTAAGGTAAGCTCCCAAGGTGACCAATTCCGAATTTTTACTATCTATTTTGTTTGCTTTTTCCAACAGGGCTGCGGCTTTATCCAGCACTTGATCTTTGGAAGTTGCTTCTTTCTCAAGCCTGGCCATTCTTATGTAACAATAAGCTGCATAGTAACCAGGCAACCATTTGTTACTTTCGGCATTGCCAATGCGCTCAAACTGGTTGGCCACCGCAAGTAATTCTGCTTTGGTTTTAGCAGTTTTCAATTTGCTCAGGTTAGCTTTCATTGCTTTTTCGTATTTATCTCCATTGTTGGCTTGCAGGGTAAACACGGTACATATACAAACGAGTAATAGGGTTAACTTTTTCATGTTTTTTTGAGTTTATTGGGTTGTTTTTTTGTGAATAAATGATCATTAATAGTTACTACTAACTGCCTTTGTTGCTTGTAAGGCTACCTTGGCTTTTTGTTTTGAGGCATTCATTGACTGCAGCTATCGCTTGCCAATAGAGACAAACATTCCGATAAAAACGCCCCGGTCAGCAGCCTGTCCAATGGCTTGCCTTTGGGTACCGTCAGGCGCATAACGGTAGCCAAACACATTTTGTACGCCCAATACATTGTTGATCGAAGCAAACAAAATGGTGAAATTGTCAAACAGTGACGTAATGTAGGTGTAAGTCAGGCTTAGGTTATGGTAAGCCGGGGTAGTATCACCGTGAAACTCAGGGTTATTTGGGTTGAAATAAGCCCGGCCTGAGCTAAAGGTATAAGTAAACCCTACATAACTATGAATATCAGAGAAGTACTGCTTGTATACCATCGAGAGCGTGTGATTAGCCGCAAAACCAGGTCTTGCCAAAGTTGGAAAGTTTTGAAACTCACGTTCAGTGTCTAAAAACGAGTAAGAAACCCAGTAATCTACGTTTTTAAAGGTTTGTTTGTCACGCCAAAACAACTCTATCCCTCGGGCAAACCCATAGCCATTGTTGTTGACCTCAAGTTGAGCCAAATCCTGGTTATTTTTGACCAGATCGTCGTATTGCTTATAGTATCCTTCTATTCTAAAAGTGCGCTTGCCGGGTACCATCCACTGGTAGTTGAGCAGGTAATGCACCGATTGTTCAAACTGCAGGTCAGTGGACAGCCTTGCTGTTTTTAGTTGTATTAAGTCATTGGTTTGAGGGGTTTGAAAAAACTGTCCGTATGCTGCCGACACCTGACTATATTTGCCAGTTTTATAAGCAAGCGATAGCCTGGGGGCAATATTTTGTTGTCCAATTACTTCCGATTTTTCCATCCGTACCCCAAAACGCCCGGCAAGTTTGCGGGTAAAAAACACATCGGCCTCTACAAAACCCGCCAGGTAGTTTTCTTCGAGTCCCCGACTCAATTGGTTAAGCCCATCGTCAAAATTGAACCGTTGCACCTCGCCCCCAAAAGTAAGTCCTGAGTTTTCGCCCAAAAGATGTTGTACCGTAATGCGTCCTTGTTGCAAGCGTTCTTGCTGAAAAATGCGGTTACCATTTAGCAAAATCAAGTCGTGATCGTGGCTATAAGAACCCCCCACCTGCACAAACCAACGATCACTTAAGGCTTCTTTCCACGAAGTATTGATGTAAGTATTGTCATTGGTCAAGTCTAGCGCATTGGTGGTATTCTCTAAGCTTATATCTTGATAGTTCATAGCCAGGTTTGACTGGTTATAAGTGCTATACAGTTTGAATATGCCCGTTTTAGAAGTTTTTTGTCTAAAAATAATCGAGCCGTCCACACTTTCGGGGGCACGCTTCCAGTCGGCATTTTGCGGAATAAGTTGAAAAACCGGCTCCAGGTTGGTATACCTTGTATTGAGGCTCAGTGAAGTGTTTTTCCAACGTTGGGTATGACCCGCACCCACACCTACAGTCATAAGATCAATATTGGTCTGTGTTTTTTCGGCAAGGTCTTGCGAGTTGAGCACCAACACAGACGAAAGCGCTTGCCCGTATTGGGCGGAATAGCCCCCAGTGCTAAAAACAGTTCCTTTGAACAAAAAAGGAGAAAAACGTCCTCGTTGAGGTACATCAGGCACTGAGCTATAAAACGGGTTTTGCACTACCAAACCATCAATCAATGTTTTGGTTTCGTTGGCAGCGCCTCCTCGCACAAACAAACCTTCCGTTTCGCCTACTGTTTGAGCCCCTGGCAAAGTTTGTAAAGCACCCACCAAATCGCCTGCGCCGCCACCTGCTGTAGTAGCTATGTCTATAGAATTGAGCACTACCACCCGTTTTTCATCACTTGCCTCAAAGGCTCCTGCAGTAATTACCACCGTGTTTAGTTCGTTGGCTTCTTCTTTTAGGCGCACGTTTATCTGTAAAGGTTTGCCCGAAAGGGTAATTTTTTGCTCAAAGGTTTTAAAACTGATATAAGCAACTACCAATATTGCCTCACCTTGTTGGGGAGTGTTAAACTGAAACTGCCCATCTATATTGGTAGAAGTACCATCATACGTGTTTTTGACCGATACATTGGCTCCTGCTAAAGCCTCACCTTTTTCATCAGTTACCATACCACTTATCAGTGTTTGTGCCTGTAGTGGAGAGGTGACTGTCCACAGCAATAATGCAATGATAAACTTCAGGTATATCATTTATTCAATGGTTATATGATTTGTATTAAGTTGTTACAAATAAAGTGTTTAAACCCAGGCAGGGCTTGCTTTAGGGAGTGAGTTGGCGAATACCGGGTGTGAAATGGTAGGAGAGGGGAGTGTTGAGTAAGTCTGGTTGTTGTATGTACGCGTTGGCATCCCTCAATTCTTCGCTGCTGCCTTTGGGGTATCACAAAAAAATCCCTTACCGAAAAACATCAGTAAGGGATTGTATATAAATCTAAAAACTACTATATGCTATTTTGCTGCTTCTGTGACTTTTTTCTTGTCTTTCTTTTGTTGCATGTTATAAAAATCTAACACAACCGGAGAAGCAATAAACACAGAAGAGTAAGTACCTACCAATACCCCAATTAACAAAGCAAAAGAGAAGCCTCTCAATACTTCGCCACCTGCAAGGAACAAGGTCAATACTACAACCAATGTAGTGGTAGAGGTCATTACAGTACGACTCAAGGTGTTGTTAATGGCATTGTTCAATACTTCGCTAAATGCCTGACCACGGTGTCCTTTGGTATTGTCTTCGTCTTCTTCACGAATACGGTCAAACACTACCACTGTATCATTAATTGAGTAACCAATTACTGTAAGAATAGCGGCAATAAATACCTGGTCTATCTCTAGGGTAAAGCCAAGCAAGTGGGCAATAGAGAATGCCGAAAGCACAAACAAAACATCGTGGAACAAAGCGGCAATGGCTCCTGCGCCGTACTGCCAGCGACGGAAACGTACTACAATATAAATAAAGATAACTACCAGCGAGAATAATACTGCAGTTTGGGCAGTGTTACGAATATCATCGGCAATGGTTGAACCTACTTTAGAAGAACTTTCTACCGAAGGTGCTTTACCATCGTTGAATTTTTTCAAGCCATTCAATACCATTGCTTTTACTTTTTTGTCGGCTTCTTGCGATTCATCATCAATTAAGTAACTGGTCGTTACTTTAATTTGATTGCTGGCTCCAAAAGTTTTTACTTCCAGTCCGCCCTTAAACGAGTCGGTAAGCGCCTGACGAGCATCAGTAGCAGCTACTGATTTTTCAAACTTCACTACATAAGAACGTCCTCCTTTGAAGTCTACACCCAAGTTTAAGCCCCCATTGATCACCATAGCAATGATACCACAAGTGATGAATGCCGCAGAACCCATATAGGCTTTCTTTCTTAGCTTGATAAACTGAATGTTTGCTTTACCCATTGTTGGGATAAAAGAAGAAAATCCGATGTTACGTTTGCCACCGCGAGAAATAGCCTCAATGATTAAACGGGTAATAAAGATGGCACTAAACAATGAACAGGCAATACCAATCATCAATGTAACCGCAAAACCTTTTACTCCACCAGAACCAAAGCTATAAAGAATGGCGCCAATAAGGAAAGTAGTTACGTTGGCATCTATAATAGAACTGTAAGCTTTTTCATACCCTAGTTTGATAGCCATTGGTAATTTTACTGCTTGCTCACGGCGCAGTTCTTCACGAATACGTTCATAAATAAGTACGTTGGCATCTACCGACATACCAATGGTAAGTACAATACCTGCAATACCAGGCAAGGTGAGTACTGCCCCAAACTGCGCCAAAATACCTACAATAAAGAAGATGTTGGCAAGCAAAGCAACGTTGGCAATGGCACCACCAAGCTTGTAGTACAGAATCATAAATACTACTACCAAGCCCAAACCTACCAACATAGACTGAAGTCCTTGGTTAATAGACTTTTGACCCAAAGAAGGTCCTACAATGGCTTCTTCTACGATACGTACCGGAGCAGGAAGTTTACCCGCTTTAAGAATGTTTGCCAAATCTTTTGCTTCTTCGATGCTAAAACTACCACTGATAGAAGAGTTACCACTTGGGATTTCGTTTTGTACAGTAGGCGCAGAGTATACATTGCCATCCAATACAATGGCTACACGACGACCAACGTTGGCACGGGTAAGTTTTTTCCACTCATTAGTACCCAGTTGGTTCATACGCATAGATACTTCTGGCTGAGAGTTTTGATCAAACTCCTGGCGTGCATCTACTACTACGTCACCTTCCAGAGGAGCCTTGCCACCACGAGTGTTTTTAGCAATGTGTAGGCTCAACAACCCATTGGCATCAGGTTTTACATCCCAGAAAAATAAAGCATTTCCTTTAAACATACGACGAACCTCAGGGCGTCTTAGGTAAGAGTTAATTTCAGCG from Microscilla marina ATCC 23134 encodes:
- a CDS encoding TonB-dependent receptor, translating into MIYLKFIIALLLWTVTSPLQAQTLISGMVTDEKGEALAGANVSVKNTYDGTSTNIDGQFQFNTPQQGEAILVVAYISFKTFEQKITLSGKPLQINVRLKEEANELNTVVITAGAFEASDEKRVVVLNSIDIATTAGGGAGDLVGALQTLPGAQTVGETEGLFVRGGAANETKTLIDGLVVQNPFYSSVPDVPQRGRFSPFLFKGTVFSTGGYSAQYGQALSSVLVLNSQDLAEKTQTNIDLMTVGVGAGHTQRWKNTSLSLNTRYTNLEPVFQLIPQNADWKRAPESVDGSIIFRQKTSKTGIFKLYSTYNQSNLAMNYQDISLENTTNALDLTNDNTYINTSWKEALSDRWFVQVGGSYSHDHDLILLNGNRIFQQERLQQGRITVQHLLGENSGLTFGGEVQRFNFDDGLNQLSRGLEENYLAGFVEADVFFTRKLAGRFGVRMEKSEVIGQQNIAPRLSLAYKTGKYSQVSAAYGQFFQTPQTNDLIQLKTARLSTDLQFEQSVHYLLNYQWMVPGKRTFRIEGYYKQYDDLVKNNQDLAQLEVNNNGYGFARGIELFWRDKQTFKNVDYWVSYSFLDTEREFQNFPTLARPGFAANHTLSMVYKQYFSDIHSYVGFTYTFSSGRAYFNPNNPEFHGDTTPAYHNLSLTYTYITSLFDNFTILFASINNVLGVQNVFGYRYAPDGTQRQAIGQAADRGVFIGMFVSIGKR
- the secDF gene encoding protein translocase subunit SecDF; translation: MRNKTGVIILTVSITLLCIYYLSFTFQARGVQQKAEEYARNPKTGVVSNSKKQKYFDSVDNQVVYKLPWASYDYKEVKQKELSLGLDLQGGMHVVVEVSPIEIIKALSGSSASVKLNRSLQEAQKAQANSQEKFIFLFQKAFDKLYPNDKLADIFASSANREKIRTNSTNDEVIAFIGKEVDEGIDRAFEILRRRIDKFGVANPNIQKLPGSGRIMIELPGVDNPERVRKLISGVAKLEFWELYELNEIALSFSQLNQYMTKLEKAAQKTTGDSTKTETKVDTAKKTDDNLLVAGDTTAQETDSTENSLVAGGTKTDSSKTDSANTKKDTAKKADTAKKKDVKKDTTQQIGSKFARLFKNNGRNYAALVKDTAEINSYLRRPEVRRMFKGNALFFWDVKPDANGLLSLHIAKNTRGGKAPLEGDVVVDARQEFDQNSQPEVSMRMNQLGTNEWKKLTRANVGRRVAIVLDGNVYSAPTVQNEIPSGNSSISGSFSIEEAKDLANILKAGKLPAPVRIVEEAIVGPSLGQKSINQGLQSMLVGLGLVVVFMILYYKLGGAIANVALLANIFFIVGILAQFGAVLTLPGIAGIVLTIGMSVDANVLIYERIREELRREQAVKLPMAIKLGYEKAYSSIIDANVTTFLIGAILYSFGSGGVKGFAVTLMIGIACSLFSAIFITRLIIEAISRGGKRNIGFSSFIPTMGKANIQFIKLRKKAYMGSAAFITCGIIAMVINGGLNLGVDFKGGRSYVVKFEKSVAATDARQALTDSFKGGLEVKTFGASNQIKVTTSYLIDDESQEADKKVKAMVLNGLKKFNDGKAPSVESSSKVGSTIADDIRNTAQTAVLFSLVVIFIYIVVRFRRWQYGAGAIAALFHDVLFVLSAFSIAHLLGFTLEIDQVFIAAILTVIGYSINDTVVVFDRIREEDEDNTKGHRGQAFSEVLNNAINNTLSRTVMTSTTTLVVVLTLFLAGGEVLRGFSFALLIGVLVGTYSSVFIASPVVLDFYNMQQKKDKKKVTEAAK